In a single window of the Terriglobus roseus genome:
- a CDS encoding tetratricopeptide repeat protein, with translation MRSAKAWMVTAGLLLAFACGDAQTSKPAKKCKSGSKDPACTADSSTPSGSSSSGDTQSPASANPFPIEDSLHGANADGEPSSTPQKPASNPNGLPAMPTEPVPDPPASSERPMHLPPSGYSTSGDSSSSSSGDSSSSSRPADDDADVAPTTAAPNAPVKAAKLKDLGSRGDLSEARAKLEKTRVADDLKIAKFYWNDGNTQGAYLRYKDAVDHDPGDPDALFGLAEAASKLKKNDEAILNYREYLKADPDGDHDKDVRRALAKLGAPVQ, from the coding sequence ATGAGATCGGCGAAGGCATGGATGGTGACGGCAGGCTTGCTGCTGGCGTTTGCCTGCGGTGACGCCCAGACGTCGAAGCCAGCGAAGAAGTGCAAGTCTGGATCGAAAGATCCGGCATGCACTGCAGATTCGTCGACCCCATCGGGATCCTCGTCCTCAGGCGATACGCAGTCACCGGCTTCGGCGAACCCGTTCCCAATAGAAGATTCGCTCCACGGTGCGAATGCTGATGGCGAGCCGTCCTCCACGCCACAGAAGCCTGCATCGAACCCGAATGGTCTTCCGGCGATGCCGACGGAGCCGGTGCCTGATCCGCCTGCATCCTCGGAACGGCCGATGCATCTGCCACCGAGTGGCTACTCCACTTCGGGTGATTCTTCCTCCAGCAGCAGCGGAGATAGCAGCAGTTCCAGCCGGCCGGCCGATGACGACGCGGACGTTGCACCCACCACTGCGGCACCGAATGCGCCGGTGAAGGCAGCGAAGCTGAAAGATCTGGGAAGCCGAGGCGATTTGAGCGAGGCGCGTGCGAAGTTGGAAAAGACGCGCGTTGCCGACGATCTGAAAATCGCAAAGTTCTACTGGAACGACGGAAACACGCAAGGCGCATACCTGCGTTACAAGGACGCGGTGGACCATGATCCTGGCGATCCTGATGCCCTCTTCGGGCTGGCGGAAGCGGCCAGCAAGCTGAAGAAGAATGACGAAGCCATTCTGAACTATCGCGAGTATCTCAAGGCGGACCCGGACGGCGATCATGACAAGGACGTCCGTCGGGCACTGGCAAAGCTGGGTGCGCCAGTCCAGTAG
- a CDS encoding SET domain-containing protein → MLPRLMLRSSPVHGCGCYTLDPIREGARVAEYEGPRMTKAEADERYASRDITYLFGVHDRDTVIDGFGTPMFINHCCEPNCQTEEDDGHIYVLALRNIAAGEELTYEYHLYDSDEDDQPCYCGTEGCRGTMFSDEEIKRRKKLGLPMTLRKKPKKSK, encoded by the coding sequence ATGCTCCCTCGACTCATGCTCCGATCGTCGCCGGTCCACGGCTGCGGCTGTTACACGCTTGACCCCATCCGCGAAGGCGCGCGCGTGGCCGAATACGAAGGTCCGCGCATGACCAAGGCAGAGGCCGACGAGCGCTACGCCAGCCGCGACATCACCTATCTGTTCGGTGTGCATGATCGCGACACCGTCATCGACGGCTTTGGCACGCCCATGTTCATCAACCACTGCTGCGAGCCCAATTGCCAGACGGAAGAGGACGACGGGCACATCTACGTCCTGGCCCTGCGAAATATTGCCGCCGGGGAAGAGTTGACCTACGAATACCACCTGTATGACAGCGACGAGGACGATCAGCCCTGCTACTGCGGCACCGAAGGCTGCCGCGGCACCATGTTCTCCGACGAGGAGATCAAGCGCCGCAAGAAACTCGGCCTGCCCATGACACTGCGCAAGAAGCCAAAGAAGAGCAAATAA
- a CDS encoding TIGR03435 family protein, with product MRSHIACALLLLTSFSAFATAYGRATLPVPAWQKAAGGSMSFEVATIKPADPDNFHPPNFALSADDSYGNVGGNFSGEFPLSVFIQFAYKLTLSEEQRKAMLSTLPEWVSKEKFAIQAKAEGNPTKDQMRLMVQSLLSDRFAFKAHLEKQEEAVLAAQLIRPGKPGPNLIPHDQGPPCPAYGNAGDALRGGSGPAFPPVCDIVAAHVTTDHMMEAGSRNAQPAMMASLLSLMGEFDRTVVDQTGLEGRYDFRIKWAPEPASKMVPPGAVVPEPQGPPFVQALREQLGIKLQATKATVPVLVIDHIERPTPN from the coding sequence ATGAGAAGCCACATCGCTTGCGCATTGCTTCTCCTCACCTCGTTCTCCGCCTTCGCCACGGCTTACGGTCGAGCCACTTTGCCGGTTCCTGCGTGGCAGAAAGCCGCGGGCGGCTCGATGTCGTTCGAGGTGGCAACAATCAAGCCAGCCGACCCGGACAACTTCCATCCGCCAAACTTCGCGCTCAGCGCCGATGATTCTTACGGGAATGTCGGCGGCAACTTCTCGGGAGAGTTCCCCCTGAGCGTCTTCATCCAGTTTGCTTACAAGCTCACGCTGAGCGAAGAACAACGCAAGGCCATGCTGTCAACGCTGCCCGAGTGGGTGAGCAAAGAGAAATTTGCGATCCAAGCCAAGGCGGAAGGCAATCCCACCAAGGACCAGATGCGTCTGATGGTGCAATCCTTGCTGTCAGATCGATTCGCGTTCAAGGCGCACTTGGAGAAGCAGGAGGAAGCCGTTCTTGCCGCGCAGTTGATTCGACCCGGCAAGCCGGGGCCCAACCTCATACCACATGACCAGGGGCCGCCCTGCCCAGCTTACGGAAACGCTGGCGATGCGCTCCGAGGCGGCTCCGGTCCCGCATTTCCGCCCGTCTGCGATATCGTCGCGGCACATGTCACAACAGATCACATGATGGAAGCCGGATCGCGCAATGCGCAGCCGGCGATGATGGCGAGCCTGCTTTCCCTGATGGGTGAGTTCGATCGAACCGTGGTGGACCAGACTGGCCTGGAAGGCCGCTATGACTTTCGGATCAAGTGGGCGCCCGAGCCCGCCAGCAAGATGGTGCCGCCCGGGGCCGTGGTCCCGGAGCCGCAGGGGCCACCTTTCGTGCAGGCACTGCGCGAGCAACTAGGTATCAAGCTGCAAGCGACGAAGGCAACGGTGCCGGTGCTGGTGATCGATCACATCGAGCGACCCACACCAAATTAG